Proteins encoded by one window of Acetivibrio thermocellus ATCC 27405:
- a CDS encoding DUF1540 domain-containing protein: protein MKVQKMNHPNEGIKCVVNTCHYYMNGDYCAAEKVEIQPRNAMDSNQTDCATFVPNVEG from the coding sequence ATGAAGGTTCAGAAGATGAATCACCCCAATGAGGGAATAAAGTGTGTTGTAAACACGTGCCATTATTATATGAACGGTGACTACTGCGCTGCGGAGAAAGTTGAAATTCAGCCGAGAAATGCAATGGATTCCAACCAGACAGACTGTGCAACGTTTGTTCCGAATGTTGAGGGATAA
- a CDS encoding acyl-[acyl-carrier-protein] thioesterase translates to MQKKRFSKKYEVHYYEINSMQEATLLSLLNYMEDCAISHSTSAGYGVNELLAADAGWVLYRWLIKIDRLPKLGETITVQTWASSFERFYGNREFIVLDGRDNPIVKASSVWIYFNIKKRKPMRIPLEMGDAYGIDETRALEEPFTDFDFDFEPKVIEEFTVKRSDIDTNSHVNNKKYVDWIMETVPQQIYDNYKVTSLQIIYKKESSLGSGIKAGCVIDEQNTDNPRLLHKIWDKNTGLELVSAETIWQKIQS, encoded by the coding sequence ATGCAGAAGAAAAGATTTTCAAAGAAGTATGAAGTACATTACTACGAAATCAACTCAATGCAGGAAGCAACTCTTCTCTCCCTGCTAAACTATATGGAGGACTGCGCAATATCCCACTCAACCTCTGCCGGATACGGTGTCAACGAGTTATTGGCTGCTGACGCAGGATGGGTATTATACCGCTGGTTAATTAAAATAGACAGACTTCCCAAGCTCGGAGAAACAATTACTGTTCAGACATGGGCCTCTTCCTTCGAACGCTTCTACGGCAACAGGGAATTTATCGTATTGGACGGCAGGGATAACCCCATTGTCAAAGCCTCATCCGTATGGATATATTTCAATATTAAAAAAAGAAAACCTATGAGAATCCCCCTCGAAATGGGAGATGCTTATGGCATAGACGAAACAAGAGCTTTGGAAGAACCCTTTACCGACTTCGATTTTGATTTTGAACCCAAAGTTATTGAAGAATTTACTGTAAAAAGAAGTGATATAGACACAAACAGCCACGTAAACAACAAGAAATACGTTGACTGGATTATGGAAACCGTACCCCAGCAAATATATGACAACTACAAAGTTACATCTCTTCAGATTATATACAAAAAGGAATCTTCTTTGGGTTCAGGCATAAAGGCCGGATGTGTAATTGATGAGCAAAATACCGATAATCCGCGGCTCCTTCACAAAATATGGGACAAGAATACCGGTTTGGAGCTTGTATCCGCCGAAACAATCTGGCAAAAGATTCAGTCATAA
- a CDS encoding HAD family hydrolase — MKKVKAVIFDMDGLMIDTERLYFEVERIMARKFGKEVKDETLWKMMGRKPLEAITVFAEDLELDISPKKLLEIRDELFVKKLVNEVEPMPGLFDILNILKGKVKMAIATGSPQKFLKIVLDKLKIESYFDVFVTSDEVEKGKPDPEVYNTAVKRLKVAPFECVVLEDSSNGALAAVRAGCYTIAVPTVYTNKQDFSFVNYVAKDLKDAAEKINEFLCSQEIEF, encoded by the coding sequence TTGAAAAAAGTTAAAGCGGTTATTTTTGATATGGATGGATTGATGATTGATACGGAGCGACTGTATTTTGAAGTGGAAAGAATAATGGCTCGAAAATTTGGTAAAGAGGTAAAGGATGAAACCCTGTGGAAGATGATGGGAAGAAAGCCATTGGAAGCCATCACTGTTTTTGCAGAGGATCTGGAACTTGATATTTCACCAAAGAAGCTTTTGGAGATTAGGGATGAGCTGTTTGTCAAAAAGCTTGTAAATGAAGTTGAACCGATGCCGGGGCTTTTTGATATTCTGAACATCCTTAAAGGAAAGGTGAAGATGGCTATAGCCACAGGTTCTCCTCAAAAATTTCTGAAAATTGTGCTGGATAAGCTTAAGATAGAAAGCTATTTTGATGTTTTTGTGACATCGGATGAGGTTGAAAAGGGAAAGCCCGATCCCGAAGTTTACAATACTGCGGTAAAGAGGCTTAAAGTGGCACCTTTTGAGTGTGTTGTTCTTGAGGATTCGAGCAACGGTGCTCTTGCGGCGGTTAGGGCCGGATGTTATACCATTGCCGTACCTACGGTGTATACAAACAAACAGGATTTTAGTTTTGTAAATTATGTTGCCAAAGATTTAAAGGATGCTGCGGAAAAAATCAATGAATTTCTTTGCAGTCAAGAAATTGAGTTTTGA
- a CDS encoding Cof-type HAD-IIB family hydrolase: MEKKFEGLMLVSDLDGTLLNSKLEVSEENIKAVSYFVDNGGIFTIATGRMELGTRKYLEVLPVNAPVILYNGALIYDFNKEERIWTCGFRQDIRNLLKELLDRFPYLGIEIFPGGDNVYLLRENEETEKHSKKEGFKPVVISVDEMPKNFYKIILTANPDRLPEVEEFLKPMAQGFRTVYSEKQFLEILDNETSKGRALAELAKIMGIEKDNVISVGDNQNDLEMIKVSGTGFAVENAHPELIEACDFVCVHHDRHAASYVIDWIEKNIVNKNKTWNQSLETPSNTKNIKRRRELYENEYCFKIQK, encoded by the coding sequence ATGGAGAAAAAGTTTGAAGGTTTGATGCTTGTCAGTGATTTGGACGGGACTTTGCTAAACAGCAAGTTGGAAGTAAGTGAGGAAAATATAAAAGCCGTTTCATATTTTGTGGACAATGGAGGAATATTTACCATTGCGACGGGCAGGATGGAGCTTGGGACAAGAAAATATTTGGAGGTCTTGCCGGTAAATGCGCCCGTGATTTTATACAACGGTGCCCTTATATATGATTTTAATAAAGAAGAAAGAATTTGGACCTGTGGTTTCAGACAGGATATAAGGAATTTGTTGAAAGAGCTTTTGGATAGGTTTCCTTATCTTGGGATTGAAATATTCCCGGGAGGGGACAATGTTTATTTGCTGCGGGAGAATGAAGAGACCGAAAAACACAGTAAAAAAGAAGGATTCAAACCTGTGGTGATTTCTGTGGATGAAATGCCCAAAAACTTTTACAAGATTATACTTACAGCTAACCCGGACAGGCTTCCCGAAGTGGAGGAATTTTTAAAGCCTATGGCTCAAGGATTCAGGACGGTGTATTCAGAAAAACAGTTTTTAGAAATTCTTGACAATGAAACTTCAAAAGGTAGGGCTTTGGCCGAGCTTGCAAAAATAATGGGAATTGAAAAAGATAATGTGATTTCTGTTGGTGACAATCAAAATGATTTAGAAATGATAAAGGTGTCGGGAACAGGGTTTGCCGTTGAAAACGCGCATCCGGAATTGATAGAAGCTTGTGACTTTGTTTGCGTCCATCATGACAGACATGCCGCTTCTTATGTGATTGACTGGATTGAAAAAAATATTGTGAATAAAAACAAAACGTGGAACCAATCTTTAGAAACTCCGTCTAATACAAAAAACATAAAAAGACGGAGGGAATTGTATGAAAATGAATATTGTTTCAAAATACAGAAGTAA
- a CDS encoding vWA domain-containing protein, producing the protein MKMNIVSKYRSNVLWLLIPFFLMAVLFSSCSSSVNKGLNSSLMVENSHLEKGTGYYDIIDMDINIGDDDTYSLEYNTEDYNVIEENIFLDTYNNPLSTFSVDVDTASYSNIRRFLNSSQKPPVDAVRIEEMINYFTYDYPDADGDEPFSITTEIGQCPWNPENKLMLVGLQTKKLSTEQLPPSNLVFLIDVSGSMDEPNKLPLLKSAFKLLVDELDEDDRVSIVVYAGAAGLVLDSTPGNEKDKILDALMNLEAGGSTAGAEGIKLAYDVAKKNFIKSGNNRVILATDGDFNVGISSEAELVRLIEKKRDEGIFLTVLGFGTGNYKDSKMESLADKGNGNYAYIDNIAEARKVLVNEMGATLNTVAKDVKIQVEFNPAKVKAYRLIGYENRLLRNEDFNNDSVDAGEIGAGHSVTALYEIVSANLDFEVSKVDELKYQKSQLVESDEIATVKVRYKKPDSDTSELLSETVLEKAEENTSKNLEFAAAVAEFGMLLRESKYKGNSSYDHVLEVAKQYADGDDGYRSEFVKLVEKAESIN; encoded by the coding sequence ATGAAAATGAATATTGTTTCAAAATACAGAAGTAATGTATTATGGCTTTTGATTCCGTTTTTTTTAATGGCGGTGTTGTTTTCTTCCTGCAGCAGTTCTGTCAACAAAGGTTTAAATTCATCATTAATGGTTGAGAATTCACATTTGGAAAAAGGTACCGGATATTATGACATAATTGACATGGATATTAATATTGGTGACGATGATACCTATAGTTTGGAATATAATACCGAAGACTATAATGTTATTGAGGAAAATATATTTCTTGATACCTACAACAATCCCCTTTCAACATTTTCTGTGGACGTGGATACGGCATCCTACAGCAATATAAGGCGTTTTCTCAATTCTTCGCAAAAACCTCCTGTGGATGCCGTAAGAATTGAAGAAATGATTAACTATTTTACATATGACTATCCTGATGCCGACGGCGATGAACCGTTCAGCATAACCACCGAGATTGGACAGTGCCCGTGGAATCCGGAAAACAAGCTTATGCTTGTAGGACTTCAGACAAAAAAGCTCTCCACGGAACAGCTGCCTCCAAGCAACCTGGTTTTTCTGATAGATGTTTCGGGTTCAATGGATGAACCTAACAAACTTCCCCTTTTAAAATCAGCTTTTAAGCTTCTTGTGGACGAACTGGACGAAGATGACAGAGTGTCTATTGTAGTTTATGCGGGTGCGGCAGGTTTGGTTTTGGATTCGACTCCGGGAAATGAAAAGGACAAAATTCTTGACGCTCTGATGAATCTTGAAGCCGGAGGCTCGACGGCAGGAGCCGAAGGAATAAAACTTGCCTATGACGTTGCTAAGAAAAACTTTATTAAGTCAGGCAACAATCGTGTTATTCTGGCAACGGACGGAGATTTTAATGTTGGTATAAGCAGCGAGGCTGAGCTTGTCAGGCTGATTGAGAAAAAAAGAGATGAAGGTATATTCCTTACAGTGCTTGGTTTTGGAACGGGCAATTACAAGGATTCAAAGATGGAAAGCCTTGCAGACAAAGGAAACGGAAACTATGCCTACATAGACAATATTGCGGAAGCCAGGAAAGTTCTTGTAAATGAAATGGGTGCAACTTTAAACACGGTTGCAAAGGATGTAAAAATTCAGGTTGAATTCAATCCCGCAAAGGTAAAGGCTTACAGGCTGATTGGGTATGAAAACAGGCTTCTTAGAAATGAGGATTTTAACAACGATTCGGTGGACGCGGGAGAAATAGGTGCGGGACACTCGGTAACCGCACTTTATGAGATTGTTTCTGCGAATTTGGATTTTGAGGTTTCGAAAGTTGACGAGCTCAAGTATCAAAAATCTCAGCTTGTAGAAAGCGATGAAATTGCCACTGTGAAGGTAAGATATAAAAAGCCTGACTCGGATACAAGTGAACTGCTTTCAGAAACTGTGTTGGAAAAAGCAGAAGAAAATACATCAAAAAACCTGGAATTTGCGGCAGCTGTGGCAGAATTCGGCATGTTGCTCAGAGAATCAAAGTATAAAGGCAATTCTTCTTATGATCATGTTTTAGAGGTGGCAAAGCAATATGCTGACGGTGACGACGGATACAGGAGTGAATTTGTAAAGCTGGTGGAAAAAGCGGAAAGTATTAATTGA
- a CDS encoding radical SAM protein: MNVNIINMSAIVKMIVSSSIVKKTWQIHKLFSENEEYSLKNLIRSIHHLLKYERILQHQNTFVISSFIPPINTKAFGSLFDGIPGSGGNLFENFVKGKRKFPVWINIDITSRYPNNKYLDGDSGFSERHFNDMEREKLISLINEIQDMGVGIIGLAGGEPLLRNDLEEIVENIDDRSVSYVYSTGYGLTSQRARDLKSAGLYGIIIDFQSMNEGEHDEKMGFNGAYHYAVNAIENSKKAELYTVSRTFCNRELLEKETMLEFIKFLGQCGVDEVRLMEPMPFGKSGRISRDELFTDDERKKLIELHMLCNKDANLPKVSVCSYFESREMFGCGAAGYYSFIDIHGDLYPCDYIPFNFGNVFETPIKALWKKMYKSFETPEVHCRSLICLGKMERDKFQQYPQRVKTLPESCKTCCGQVTPGFYKILGGEK; this comes from the coding sequence ATGAATGTTAATATAATTAATATGTCAGCAATTGTAAAAATGATTGTGAGTTCATCGATTGTTAAAAAAACATGGCAAATTCATAAATTGTTTTCGGAGAATGAGGAATACAGTCTGAAAAATTTAATAAGAAGCATACACCATTTATTAAAGTACGAAAGAATCTTGCAGCATCAGAATACGTTTGTGATAAGCTCTTTTATTCCGCCGATAAATACCAAAGCGTTTGGCAGCTTGTTTGACGGCATACCTGGAAGCGGCGGGAATCTTTTTGAAAACTTTGTGAAAGGAAAAAGGAAGTTTCCCGTTTGGATAAATATTGATATTACGTCAAGATATCCGAACAACAAATATTTAGACGGTGATAGCGGTTTTTCGGAAAGACATTTTAATGATATGGAAAGAGAAAAACTCATATCTTTGATAAATGAGATACAGGACATGGGTGTTGGAATTATAGGACTTGCCGGAGGAGAACCTTTACTTAGAAATGACCTTGAAGAAATCGTTGAAAATATTGATGACAGAAGTGTTTCTTATGTCTATTCAACAGGATACGGTTTGACCTCTCAAAGAGCGAGGGATTTAAAATCGGCAGGCTTGTATGGCATAATAATAGATTTTCAATCAATGAATGAAGGCGAACATGATGAAAAAATGGGCTTTAACGGAGCTTATCATTATGCCGTAAATGCAATTGAAAACTCAAAAAAAGCCGAGCTCTATACTGTTTCAAGGACTTTCTGCAACAGGGAGCTTTTAGAAAAGGAAACAATGCTAGAGTTTATAAAATTTCTTGGACAGTGTGGAGTTGATGAAGTAAGATTGATGGAGCCCATGCCTTTTGGAAAAAGCGGAAGAATAAGCCGGGATGAATTGTTTACTGATGATGAACGAAAGAAACTGATTGAATTGCATATGTTATGCAACAAAGATGCGAATTTGCCGAAGGTATCCGTTTGCTCTTACTTTGAATCCCGGGAGATGTTCGGATGCGGTGCTGCGGGATACTATTCATTTATTGATATACATGGTGATTTATATCCGTGCGATTACATACCCTTTAATTTTGGCAATGTTTTTGAAACTCCGATAAAGGCTTTATGGAAAAAGATGTATAAAAGTTTTGAAACGCCGGAAGTGCATTGCCGTTCGCTAATTTGTCTTGGGAAAATGGAACGGGATAAATTTCAACAATATCCGCAAAGGGTGAAAACTTTGCCGGAAAGTTGCAAAACGTGCTGCGGGCAAGTCACACCGGGATTTTACAAAATACTTGGGGGAGAAAAGTAA
- the cipA gene encoding cellulosomal-scaffolding protein CipA, which produces MRKVISMLLVVAMLTTIFAAMIPQTVSAATMTVEIGKVTAAVGSKVEIPITLKGVPSKGMANCDFVLGYDPNVLEVTEVKPGSIIKDPDPSKSFDSAIYPDRKMIVFLFAEDSGRGTYAITQDGVFATIVATVKSAAAAPITLLEVGAFADNDLVEISTTFVAGGVNLGSSVPTTQPNVPSDGVVVEIGKVTGSVGTTVEIPVYFRGVPSKGIANCDFVFRYDPNVLEIIGIDPGDIIVDPNPTKSFDTAIYPDRKIIVFLFAEDSGTGAYAITKDGVFAKIRATVKSSAPGYITFDEVGGFADNDLVEQKVSFIDGGVNVGNATPTKGATPTNTATPTKSATATPTRPSVPTNTPTNTPANTPVSGNLKVEFYNSNPSDTTNSINPQFKVTNTGSSAIDLSKLTLRYYYTVDGQKDQTFWCDHAAIIGSNGSYNGITSNVKGTFVKMSSSTNNADTYLEISFTGGTLEPGAHVQIQGRFAKNDWSNYTQSNDYSFKSASQFVEWDQVTAYLNGVLVWGKEPGGSVVPSTQPVTTPPATTKPPATTKPPATTIPPSDDPNAIKIKVDTVNAKPGDTVNIPVRFSGIPSKGIANCDFVYSYDPNVLEIIEIKPGELIVDPNPDKSFDTAVYPDRKIIVFLFAEDSGTGAYAITKDGVFATIVAKVKSGAPNGLSVIKFVEVGGFANNDLVEQRTQFFDGGVNVGDTTVPTTPTTPVTTPTDDSNAVRIKVDTVNAKPGDTVRIPVRFSGIPSKGIANCDFVYSYDPNVLEIIEIEPGDIIVDPNPDKSFDTAVYPDRKIIVFLFAEDSGTGAYAITKDGVFATIVAKVKSGAPNGLSVIKFVEVGGFANNDLVEQKTQFFDGGVNVGDTTEPATPTTPVTTPTTTDDLDAVRIKVDTVNAKPGDTVRIPVRFSGIPSKGIANCDFVYSYDPNVLEIIEIEPGDIIVDPNPDKSFDTAVYPDRKIIVFLFAEDSGTGAYAITKDGVFATIVAKVKSGAPNGLSVIKFVEVGGFANNDLVEQKTQFFDGGVNVGDTTEPATPTTPVTTPTTTDDLDAVRIKVDTVNAKPGDTVRIPVRFSGIPSKGIANCDFVYSYDPNVLEIIEIEPGDIIVDPNPDKSFDTAVYPDRKIIVFLFAEDSGTGAYAITKDGVFATIVAKVKEGAPNGLSVIKFVEVGGFANNDLVEQKTQFFDGGVNVGDTTEPATPTTPVTTPTTTDDLDAVRIKVDTVNAKPGDTVRIPVRFSGIPSKGIANCDFVYSYDPNVLEIIEIEPGELIVDPNPTKSFDTAVYPDRKMIVFLFAEDSGTGAYAITEDGVFATIVAKVKSGAPNGLSVIKFVEVGGFANNDLVEQKTQFFDGGVNVGDTTEPATPTTPVTTPTTTDDLDAVRIKVDTVNAKPGDTVRIPVRFSGIPSKGIANCDFVYSYDPNVLEIIEIEPGDIIVDPNPDKSFDTAVYPDRKIIVFLFAEDSGTGAYAITKDGVFATIVAKVKEGAPNGLSVIKFVEVGGFANNDLVEQKTQFFDGGVNVGDTTVPTTSPTTTPPEPTITPNKLTLKIGRAEGRPGDTVEIPVNLYGVPQKGIASGDFVVSYDPNVLEIIEIEPGELIVDPNPTKSFDTAVYPDRKMIVFLFAEDSGTGAYAITEDGVFATIVAKVKEGAPEGFSAIEISEFGAFADNDLVEVETDLINGGVLVTNKPVIEGYKVSGYILPDFSFDATVAPLVKAGFKVEIVGTELYAVTDANGYFEITGVPANASGYTLKISRATYLDRVIANVVVTGDTSVSTSQAPIMMWVGDIVKDNSINLLDVAEVIRCFNATKGSANYVEELDINRNGAINMQDIMIVHKHFGATSSDYDAQ; this is translated from the coding sequence ATGAGAAAAGTCATCAGTATGCTCTTAGTTGTGGCTATGCTGACGACGATTTTTGCGGCGATGATACCGCAGACAGTATCGGCGGCCACAATGACAGTCGAGATCGGCAAAGTTACAGCAGCCGTTGGATCAAAAGTAGAAATACCTATAACCCTGAAAGGAGTGCCATCCAAAGGAATGGCCAATTGCGACTTCGTATTGGGTTATGATCCAAATGTGCTGGAAGTAACAGAAGTAAAACCAGGAAGCATAATAAAAGATCCGGATCCTAGCAAGAGCTTTGATAGCGCAATATATCCGGATCGAAAGATGATTGTATTTCTGTTTGCAGAAGACAGTGGAAGAGGAACGTATGCAATAACTCAGGATGGAGTATTTGCAACAATTGTAGCCACTGTCAAATCAGCTGCAGCGGCACCGATTACTTTGCTTGAAGTAGGTGCATTTGCGGACAACGATTTAGTAGAAATAAGCACAACTTTTGTCGCGGGCGGAGTAAATCTTGGTAGTTCCGTACCGACAACACAGCCAAATGTTCCGTCAGACGGTGTGGTAGTAGAAATTGGCAAAGTTACGGGATCTGTTGGAACTACAGTTGAAATACCTGTATATTTCAGAGGAGTTCCATCCAAAGGAATAGCAAACTGCGACTTTGTGTTCAGATATGATCCGAATGTATTGGAAATTATAGGGATAGATCCCGGAGACATAATAGTTGACCCGAATCCTACCAAGAGCTTTGATACTGCAATATATCCTGACAGAAAGATAATAGTATTCCTGTTTGCGGAAGACAGCGGAACAGGAGCGTATGCAATAACTAAAGACGGAGTATTTGCAAAAATAAGAGCAACTGTAAAATCAAGTGCTCCGGGCTATATTACTTTCGACGAAGTAGGTGGATTTGCAGATAATGACCTGGTAGAACAGAAGGTATCATTTATAGACGGTGGTGTTAACGTTGGCAATGCAACACCGACCAAGGGAGCAACACCAACAAATACAGCTACGCCGACAAAATCAGCTACGGCTACGCCCACCAGGCCATCGGTACCGACAAACACACCGACAAACACACCGGCAAATACACCGGTATCAGGCAATTTGAAGGTTGAATTCTACAACAGCAATCCTTCAGATACTACTAACTCAATCAATCCTCAGTTCAAGGTTACTAATACCGGAAGCAGTGCAATTGATTTGTCCAAACTCACATTGAGATATTATTATACAGTAGACGGACAGAAAGATCAGACCTTCTGGTGTGACCATGCTGCAATAATCGGCAGTAACGGCAGCTACAACGGAATTACTTCAAATGTAAAAGGAACATTTGTAAAAATGAGTTCCTCAACAAATAACGCAGACACCTACCTTGAAATAAGCTTTACAGGCGGAACTCTTGAACCGGGTGCACATGTTCAGATACAAGGTAGATTTGCAAAGAATGACTGGAGTAACTATACACAGTCAAATGACTACTCATTCAAGTCTGCTTCACAGTTTGTTGAATGGGATCAGGTAACAGCATACTTGAACGGTGTTCTTGTATGGGGTAAAGAACCCGGTGGCAGTGTAGTACCATCAACACAGCCTGTAACAACACCACCTGCAACAACAAAACCACCTGCAACAACAAAACCACCTGCAACAACAATACCGCCGTCAGATGATCCGAATGCAATAAAGATTAAGGTGGACACAGTAAATGCAAAACCGGGAGACACAGTAAATATACCTGTAAGATTCAGTGGTATACCATCCAAGGGAATAGCAAACTGTGACTTTGTATACAGCTATGACCCGAATGTACTTGAGATAATAGAGATAAAACCGGGAGAATTGATAGTTGACCCGAATCCTGACAAGAGCTTTGATACTGCAGTATATCCTGACAGAAAGATAATAGTATTCCTGTTTGCAGAAGACAGCGGAACAGGAGCGTATGCAATAACTAAAGACGGAGTATTTGCTACGATAGTAGCGAAAGTAAAATCCGGAGCACCTAACGGACTCAGTGTAATCAAATTTGTAGAAGTAGGCGGATTTGCGAACAATGACCTTGTAGAACAGAGGACACAGTTCTTTGACGGTGGAGTAAATGTTGGAGATACAACAGTACCTACAACACCTACAACACCTGTAACAACACCGACAGATGATTCGAATGCAGTAAGGATTAAGGTGGACACAGTAAATGCAAAACCGGGAGACACAGTAAGAATACCTGTAAGATTCAGCGGTATACCATCCAAGGGAATAGCAAACTGTGACTTTGTATACAGCTATGACCCGAATGTACTTGAGATAATAGAGATAGAACCGGGAGACATAATAGTTGACCCGAATCCTGACAAGAGCTTTGATACTGCAGTATATCCTGACAGAAAGATAATAGTATTCCTGTTTGCGGAAGACAGCGGAACAGGAGCGTATGCAATAACTAAAGACGGAGTATTTGCTACGATAGTAGCGAAAGTAAAATCCGGAGCACCTAACGGACTCAGTGTAATCAAATTTGTAGAAGTAGGCGGATTTGCGAACAATGACCTTGTAGAACAGAAGACACAGTTCTTTGACGGTGGAGTAAATGTTGGAGATACAACAGAACCTGCAACACCTACAACACCTGTAACAACACCGACAACAACAGATGATCTGGATGCAGTAAGGATTAAAGTGGACACAGTAAATGCAAAACCGGGAGACACAGTAAGAATACCTGTAAGATTCAGCGGTATACCATCCAAGGGAATAGCAAACTGTGACTTTGTATACAGCTATGACCCGAATGTACTTGAGATAATAGAGATAGAACCGGGAGACATAATAGTTGACCCGAATCCTGACAAGAGCTTTGATACTGCAGTATATCCTGACAGAAAGATAATAGTATTCCTGTTTGCGGAAGACAGCGGAACAGGAGCGTATGCAATAACTAAAGACGGAGTATTTGCTACGATAGTAGCGAAAGTAAAATCCGGAGCACCTAACGGACTCAGTGTAATCAAATTTGTAGAAGTAGGCGGATTTGCGAACAATGACCTTGTAGAACAGAAGACACAGTTCTTTGACGGTGGAGTAAATGTTGGAGATACAACAGAACCTGCAACACCTACAACACCTGTAACAACACCGACAACAACAGATGATCTGGATGCAGTAAGGATTAAAGTGGACACAGTAAATGCAAAACCGGGAGACACAGTAAGAATACCTGTAAGATTCAGCGGTATACCATCCAAGGGAATAGCAAACTGTGACTTTGTATACAGCTATGACCCGAATGTACTTGAGATAATAGAGATAGAACCGGGAGACATAATAGTTGACCCGAATCCTGACAAGAGCTTTGATACTGCAGTATATCCTGACAGAAAGATAATAGTATTCCTGTTTGCAGAAGACAGCGGAACAGGAGCGTATGCAATAACTAAAGACGGAGTATTTGCTACGATAGTAGCGAAAGTAAAAGAAGGAGCACCTAACGGACTCAGTGTAATCAAATTTGTAGAAGTAGGCGGATTTGCGAACAATGACCTTGTAGAACAGAAGACACAGTTCTTTGACGGTGGAGTAAATGTTGGAGATACAACAGAACCTGCAACACCTACAACACCTGTAACAACACCGACAACAACAGATGATCTGGATGCAGTAAGGATTAAAGTGGACACAGTAAATGCAAAACCGGGAGACACAGTAAGAATACCTGTAAGATTCAGCGGTATACCATCCAAGGGAATAGCAAACTGTGACTTTGTATACAGCTATGACCCGAATGTACTTGAGATAATAGAGATAGAACCGGGAGAATTGATAGTTGACCCGAATCCTACCAAGAGCTTTGATACTGCAGTATATCCTGACAGAAAGATGATAGTATTCCTGTTTGCGGAAGACAGCGGAACAGGAGCGTATGCAATAACTGAAGATGGAGTATTTGCTACGATAGTAGCGAAAGTAAAATCCGGAGCACCTAACGGACTCAGTGTAATCAAATTTGTAGAAGTAGGCGGATTTGCGAACAATGACCTTGTAGAACAGAAGACACAGTTCTTTGACGGTGGAGTAAATGTTGGAGATACAACAGAACCTGCAACACCTACAACACCTGTAACAACACCGACAACAACAGATGATCTGGATGCAGTAAGGATTAAAGTGGACACAGTAAATGCAAAACCGGGAGACACAGTAAGAATACCTGTAAGATTCAGCGGTATACCATCCAAGGGAATAGCAAACTGTGACTTTGTATACAGCTATGACCCGAATGTACTTGAGATAATAGAGATAGAACCGGGAGACATAATAGTTGACCCGAATCCTGACAAGAGCTTTGATACTGCAGTATATCCTGACAGAAAGATAATAGTATTCCTGTTTGCAGAAGACAGCGGAACGGGAGCGTATGCAATAACTAAAGACGGAGTATTTGCTACGATAGTAGCGAAAGTAAAAGAAGGAGCACCTAACGGACTCAGTGTAATCAAATTTGTAGAAGTAGGCGGATTTGCGAACAATGACCTTGTAGAACAGAAGACACAGTTCTTTGACGGTGGAGTAAATGTTGGAGATACAACAGTACCTACAACATCGCCGACAACAACACCGCCAGAGCCGACGATAACTCCGAACAAGTTGACACTTAAGATAGGCAGAGCAGAAGGAAGACCTGGAGACACGGTGGAAATACCGGTTAACTTGTATGGAGTACCTCAAAAAGGAATAGCAAGCGGTGACTTCGTAGTAAGCTATGACCCGAATGTACTTGAGATAATAGAGATAGAACCGGGAGAATTGATAGTTGACCCGAATCCTACCAAGAGCTTTGATACTGCAGTATATCCTGACAGAAAGATGATAGTATTCCTGTTTGCGGAAGACAGCGGAACAGGAGCGTATGCAATAACTGAAGATGGAGTATTTGCTACGATAGTAGCGAAAGTAAAAGAAGGAGCACCTGAAGGATTCAGTGCAATAGAAATTTCTGAGTTTGGTGCATTTGCAGATAATGATCTGGTAGAAGTGGAAACTGACCTTATCAATGGTGGAGTACTTGTAACTAATAAACCTGTAATAGAAGGATATAAAGTATCCGGATACATTTTGCCAGACTTCTCCTTCGACGCTACTGTTGCACCACTTGTAAAGGCCGGATTCAAAGTTGAAATAGTAGGAACAGAATTGTATGCAGTAACAGATGCAAACGGATACTTTGAAATAACCGGAGTACCTGCAAATGCAAGCGGATATACATTGAAGATTTCAAGAGCAACTTACTTGGACAGAGTAATTGCAAATGTTGTAGTAACGGGAGATACTTCAGTTTCAACTTCACAGGCTCCAATAATGATGTGGGTAGGAGACATAGTGAAAGACAATTCTATCAACCTGTTGGACGTTGCAGAAGTTATCCGTTGCTTCAACGCTACTAAAGGAAGCGCAAACTACGTAGAAGAACTTGACATTAATAGAAACGGCGCAATTAACATGCAAGACATAATGATTGTTCATAAGCACTTTGGAGCTACATCAAGTGATTACGACGCACAGTAA